Proteins co-encoded in one Methylomonas albis genomic window:
- a CDS encoding UPF0182 family protein has translation MRNWKLLPAIIAATLAAAIVLYVAFYFVFLDFFVDLWWFRSLEFEAYFWLKLLYRFIFSGAVTAFFFVVFLFHFWIASRYLGLNPPDETLMDDSKRRRFQRFADVFMTGSARIYTPVSLLLAVAIAVPFYLQWEQALLFFFGSASGIVDPVYGNDVSFYMFSYPIYMLVQKELLTTAVIVFLATGVLYWMEHVFVPNQSKEFPFGAKIHLTVLFTFVVLFVIWGFLLDRFSLLYEGGNEPVFFGPGFVDMRYKLPLIWLEVLFFLAIAVSVVFYAFSERHRSKALIIVATLGFFAVWGLRGSHTVPEMIEKFIVKPNFTRTESDSMRMNIDATMAAFDLNNIKVVDFKVSLDATKDIEAWSTKKHFENIPVWDREFLIDGYMQLQGLRPYYGFPTVDEDRYFINGHHQQVNLAAREVNIDKLPKEAQNWENTHLRYTHGYGAVISPAAQDAGIPIVWYLRDLNMTSDVGFSVKYPDIYYGLEKYRYAIVPNNLVVRDISSSAPEESLDYQGNSGIPIPSLFRKMLFAFYLKDEKIFFAPNITTQSKVLLRRNIDERISTLTPFLHLDKDPYLVVGKDRFYWIQDAYTLSNFYPVSKPAADDYLDGEHKFNYIRNSVKIVVDAYDGRVDYYISDPKDPIINAYNRAYPGVFKNVREMPDELLEHLRYPRDLYYMQMKIYAKYHQNSPELFYEQAETWQFASVDGLPVLPYFITMDFDRCNDLEEFVMINPMTPVHRENLSMVGVAGTVDENSCDHSYKPGITIYKFPKAVQVNGPSQVNALIDQNPEIAAQFTLWNQQGSEVKKGRMVILTMGNSILYVQPIYMLATKTKIPELARVIVSIGNQVVMDKTLQAAFGRLKDLFIKGANGSVSGISSTESK, from the coding sequence ATGCGTAACTGGAAACTGTTGCCGGCGATTATTGCAGCAACCCTGGCGGCTGCTATTGTGCTATACGTCGCGTTCTACTTCGTGTTTCTCGATTTTTTCGTGGATTTATGGTGGTTCCGTTCGCTGGAGTTTGAAGCTTACTTTTGGCTGAAACTGCTCTACCGATTCATTTTTTCAGGTGCAGTTACTGCATTTTTCTTTGTTGTTTTTCTGTTTCATTTCTGGATTGCCTCTCGCTACCTGGGTCTGAATCCGCCCGATGAAACATTAATGGACGATTCCAAGCGCCGGCGTTTTCAACGTTTTGCCGATGTGTTCATGACTGGTTCGGCCAGGATATATACCCCAGTTTCGCTACTACTTGCTGTCGCTATTGCAGTGCCTTTCTACTTGCAATGGGAGCAGGCGCTACTGTTTTTCTTCGGTAGTGCTTCAGGTATCGTCGATCCTGTATACGGCAACGATGTCAGTTTTTACATGTTTTCCTATCCGATTTACATGCTGGTTCAGAAGGAGTTGCTAACCACGGCGGTAATTGTGTTCTTGGCTACCGGCGTGCTGTATTGGATGGAGCATGTGTTTGTGCCTAACCAAAGCAAGGAGTTTCCGTTCGGGGCGAAGATTCATTTGACCGTGCTGTTCACCTTTGTGGTGCTGTTCGTGATCTGGGGATTTTTGTTGGATCGCTTTTCCTTGCTATATGAGGGCGGCAACGAGCCAGTGTTTTTCGGGCCGGGCTTTGTGGATATGCGTTACAAACTACCGCTAATTTGGCTAGAGGTATTGTTCTTCTTAGCGATCGCTGTTTCGGTGGTTTTTTACGCGTTTTCGGAAAGGCATCGCAGTAAGGCGCTGATTATAGTTGCCACATTGGGGTTTTTCGCAGTTTGGGGGCTGCGAGGCTCGCACACAGTTCCGGAAATGATAGAAAAGTTTATCGTCAAGCCTAATTTTACCCGTACCGAAAGTGACTCAATGCGGATGAACATTGATGCGACCATGGCGGCGTTCGATTTAAATAATATCAAAGTCGTGGATTTCAAGGTTAGTCTGGATGCGACTAAAGACATAGAAGCCTGGTCCACAAAAAAGCATTTTGAAAATATTCCAGTTTGGGACCGAGAGTTTCTGATAGACGGCTACATGCAATTGCAGGGGCTACGTCCGTATTATGGCTTTCCGACAGTCGATGAAGATCGCTACTTCATTAATGGACACCATCAGCAAGTCAATCTGGCAGCCCGCGAAGTCAATATCGATAAGCTGCCCAAGGAGGCACAAAATTGGGAAAACACCCATTTGCGATATACCCATGGATACGGCGCGGTCATATCTCCTGCTGCTCAGGATGCCGGAATTCCTATTGTATGGTACTTGCGCGATTTGAACATGACTTCAGATGTCGGATTTTCAGTGAAATATCCGGATATTTATTATGGCCTAGAGAAATATCGCTATGCGATTGTGCCGAACAATTTGGTTGTTAGGGATATTTCCAGCTCCGCTCCGGAGGAGTCGCTGGATTATCAAGGAAACTCCGGCATACCGATTCCGTCTTTGTTCAGAAAGATGTTGTTCGCCTTCTATCTGAAAGACGAAAAAATCTTTTTCGCACCGAACATAACCACGCAAAGCAAGGTTCTGTTACGCCGTAATATCGATGAAAGGATTAGTACGCTGACGCCGTTTTTGCACTTGGATAAGGATCCTTATTTAGTTGTCGGTAAAGATCGATTTTATTGGATTCAAGACGCTTATACCTTGTCGAATTTTTATCCGGTTTCCAAGCCGGCGGCTGATGATTATTTGGATGGCGAGCACAAGTTTAACTATATCCGCAATTCGGTCAAAATCGTGGTTGATGCCTATGACGGCAGAGTCGACTACTATATTTCCGATCCAAAAGATCCGATCATCAATGCTTATAACCGAGCCTATCCTGGGGTTTTTAAAAACGTGCGGGAAATGCCGGACGAACTGCTAGAGCATTTGCGTTATCCGCGCGACTTGTATTATATGCAGATGAAAATTTATGCCAAATATCATCAAAACAGCCCGGAGTTGTTTTATGAACAGGCAGAAACCTGGCAATTCGCGTCGGTGGATGGGCTGCCCGTCCTGCCGTATTTCATTACCATGGACTTTGATCGTTGCAACGACCTGGAAGAGTTTGTGATGATCAATCCGATGACGCCGGTGCATAGGGAAAATTTAAGCATGGTCGGGGTTGCCGGAACTGTCGATGAAAATAGCTGCGATCACAGTTATAAGCCCGGTATCACTATCTACAAATTTCCGAAGGCTGTTCAGGTTAACGGACCGTCGCAGGTCAATGCGCTGATTGATCAAAATCCTGAAATTGCCGCACAATTTACGCTATGGAACCAGCAAGGTTCAGAAGTTAAAAAAGGCCGGATGGTGATTTTGACCATGGGTAATTCAATCTTATATGTGCAGCCCATTTATATGCTGGCGACCAAAACCAAGATACCTGAGCTGGCGCGAGTGATCGTTTCGATTGGTAATCAGGTGGTGATGGACAAAACCCTACAGGCGGCCTTCGGTCGCTTGAAGGATTTGTTTATCAAGGGTGCCAACGGTTCGGTTTCCGGGATTTCGTCCACCGAAAGCAAATAG
- a CDS encoding multicopper oxidase domain-containing protein codes for MSNNINYSRRQFLQHSMLGTAAAAFPGLLLAADSGKITRTATPGFTADVEIEFVAQAAQVNIFSSGPATQVQKFIAALRKGPSNTLTQLPGNYLGPILTFQQGQKVRVFFNNKLKEPSIIHWHGLHVPQHSDGHPMYSINTGEQFVYEFEVLNRAGTSFYHSHSHDLTAEQVYRGLAGLIVVNDSDEAKLELPGGEYDLPFVIQDRSFDSQNQLQYLHAMPERIMGFLGSDILVNGKPNAEFAVKSRAYRFRAANGSNSRIYKLGWEDGTPLTAIGTDAGLLAKPETRPYIMLAPGERVDLWLDFSGRKVGSQLMLYSLPFSGVMPGMYDRMHGDGRGMGMMHNRLPQGGKFPIAVFKISEKVSESPKLPEKLVPFLQLTERDVDNAANPLPIAISMQHMKPLLNGKSFAMDRVMDFEKVALGSIKKIKIFHDRDSAGQHAGGMGMMGGMQHGNNEHDGESGDHKMGGMGMGGMGGGMMMEMAHPIHLHGQQYQILSRSTAKVKPKDYATVKDGFIDSGWKDTVLVMPGETVEIVKPFQDYKGLFLYHCHNLEHEDLGMMRQFYIG; via the coding sequence ATGTCCAATAATATCAACTACAGTAGACGTCAATTTTTGCAACATTCCATGCTCGGTACGGCCGCGGCCGCATTTCCGGGATTGCTGCTGGCGGCGGACAGCGGTAAAATTACTAGAACCGCCACGCCAGGCTTCACCGCCGATGTGGAAATCGAATTTGTCGCACAAGCGGCGCAAGTCAACATTTTCTCCAGCGGACCGGCTACTCAGGTACAAAAATTCATAGCCGCCTTACGTAAGGGTCCATCGAACACCTTGACACAATTGCCAGGTAACTACTTGGGGCCGATACTGACTTTCCAGCAAGGCCAGAAAGTCAGAGTGTTTTTCAATAACAAGCTTAAAGAACCCTCTATCATCCACTGGCATGGCCTGCATGTGCCGCAACACAGCGACGGCCACCCCATGTACTCAATCAATACCGGCGAACAGTTTGTCTACGAATTCGAGGTATTGAATCGAGCCGGCACCAGCTTTTACCATTCGCATTCGCACGATTTGACTGCCGAACAGGTTTATCGTGGTCTAGCCGGCTTGATCGTCGTCAACGACAGCGACGAAGCCAAATTGGAGTTACCTGGCGGCGAGTACGACTTACCGTTTGTGATTCAAGACCGGAGTTTCGACAGTCAAAATCAGCTGCAATATCTGCATGCGATGCCGGAACGTATCATGGGCTTTTTGGGCAGCGACATCCTGGTCAACGGCAAACCCAACGCCGAATTCGCAGTGAAATCGCGAGCCTATCGTTTCCGGGCCGCGAACGGCTCCAATTCCCGGATTTACAAACTGGGCTGGGAAGACGGCACGCCGTTAACCGCAATCGGTACCGACGCCGGCCTGCTGGCCAAACCGGAAACTCGACCCTATATCATGCTAGCTCCCGGCGAACGGGTCGATTTATGGCTGGATTTCAGTGGTCGTAAAGTTGGCTCGCAACTGATGCTTTACAGTCTGCCGTTTTCCGGCGTGATGCCGGGGATGTATGACAGAATGCACGGGGATGGCCGCGGAATGGGTATGATGCACAACCGTTTGCCGCAAGGCGGCAAATTCCCGATTGCTGTATTTAAAATCAGCGAGAAGGTTAGCGAGTCGCCAAAACTGCCGGAAAAACTGGTGCCATTCCTACAGCTAACGGAACGCGATGTAGACAATGCCGCCAATCCGCTACCGATAGCCATTTCGATGCAACACATGAAGCCCTTGCTAAACGGCAAGTCATTTGCGATGGACAGAGTGATGGATTTCGAGAAAGTCGCGCTAGGTTCGATCAAGAAAATCAAAATTTTCCACGATCGTGATTCGGCAGGCCAACACGCCGGCGGCATGGGCATGATGGGAGGAATGCAGCACGGCAATAACGAACACGATGGCGAATCCGGCGACCACAAAATGGGTGGCATGGGGATGGGCGGGATGGGCGGAGGCATGATGATGGAAATGGCCCATCCTATCCACTTGCACGGTCAGCAATACCAGATTCTGTCCAGAAGCACAGCCAAGGTTAAGCCCAAGGATTATGCTACGGTAAAAGACGGCTTTATCGACTCGGGCTGGAAAGATACGGTATTGGTAATGCCAGGGGAAACGGTCGAGATTGTCAAACCGTTTCAAGACTATAAAGGCTTGTTTTTATATCACTGCCACAATCTTGAGCATGAAGACTTAGGCATGATGCGGCAGTTTTACATAGGCTGA
- a CDS encoding multicopper oxidase domain-containing protein, translated as MHKKVIPILCGAMLLPASQWAMAAVDKLPATSSVKMGAAEEVCSEFTDAKWRDAQVIDGVEIQESRMCNPDNPADIAAFVKGTNNISMSTLMETQLAADAITVGEDMDGDGDPDHYIIKLEIAELNGHSPDMKDPTTTFDIAPGIQPTFWVYAPKTRDMSTLSLYEPVANPLLRAPSPTIRVEQGDIVWLVLENSHYFPHSIHLHGVDHPYMDHSGEGNDGVGQTGQMDVLPGQSKTYVIKPRQPGTMYYHCHVQPHTHIPMGLQGLFVVEENRPNNWVQVFNVGNGQVRHPSVAVKEKYAAEYDLHYQSVDKELHEMVRSANDPRIIARRMNQEYDITDSTPDYFMLNGRSFPYTLRESLILMEENKKVKLRILNGHEEAFAMHIHGHKPMVTHYDGVDNGPNSYIKRDVHGMVPAQRIDLELSGVDDGLNSFGQGVWMFHDHVEKSFTTNGIGEGGDISLVVYKGFSDEKGIPKVHGMSLAPYFTKEFWQGKYPAWQDYDAWKSLGLPELSNNKQVAFVPPPPVAKVDLAAQAAAENQPSFIGQLLYGLILGGLIYVGFANRQRIIAMIKK; from the coding sequence ATGCATAAAAAGGTTATCCCCATTCTGTGTGGCGCCATGCTGCTTCCGGCGTCGCAATGGGCTATGGCGGCGGTGGATAAATTACCGGCGACCAGTAGCGTCAAAATGGGTGCGGCAGAGGAAGTTTGTTCCGAATTTACCGATGCCAAGTGGCGTGATGCGCAAGTGATCGACGGAGTCGAAATACAAGAATCACGGATGTGTAACCCCGATAATCCTGCCGACATCGCCGCTTTTGTTAAGGGCACCAATAATATTTCAATGTCTACCTTGATGGAGACACAACTGGCCGCCGATGCGATTACCGTCGGTGAAGACATGGACGGCGACGGCGACCCCGATCACTATATTATAAAGCTGGAAATTGCCGAACTGAACGGCCATTCGCCAGACATGAAGGATCCGACCACTACGTTTGACATCGCTCCCGGCATTCAACCCACTTTTTGGGTCTATGCACCGAAAACTCGGGATATGTCGACACTGAGTCTGTACGAACCGGTCGCCAATCCTTTGCTACGCGCGCCGTCGCCGACGATACGGGTCGAACAAGGTGATATCGTTTGGTTGGTACTGGAAAACAGCCATTACTTTCCGCATTCGATCCATTTACACGGCGTTGATCATCCGTACATGGATCATAGTGGGGAAGGCAACGACGGTGTTGGTCAAACCGGTCAGATGGATGTGTTGCCCGGTCAGAGCAAAACTTACGTGATCAAGCCGCGTCAGCCCGGCACCATGTACTACCACTGCCATGTACAGCCGCACACGCATATTCCGATGGGTTTGCAGGGTCTATTTGTAGTTGAGGAAAATCGCCCTAACAACTGGGTGCAGGTTTTCAACGTTGGTAATGGACAGGTACGACATCCGTCAGTCGCGGTCAAAGAAAAATATGCCGCAGAATACGATCTGCACTATCAATCTGTAGACAAGGAACTGCATGAAATGGTGCGTTCCGCCAACGACCCTCGCATCATTGCCAGACGGATGAATCAGGAATATGACATCACTGATTCTACACCCGATTACTTCATGCTTAATGGCAGATCTTTCCCTTACACCTTAAGGGAGTCGCTGATCCTGATGGAAGAAAATAAAAAGGTGAAGCTGCGGATATTGAATGGTCATGAAGAAGCCTTTGCTATGCATATTCACGGCCACAAGCCGATGGTTACCCACTACGATGGCGTTGATAACGGTCCCAACTCGTATATCAAGCGCGACGTTCATGGCATGGTGCCAGCTCAGCGTATCGACCTAGAATTGAGCGGAGTGGACGATGGCTTAAATAGCTTTGGTCAGGGGGTCTGGATGTTCCACGACCACGTCGAAAAATCCTTTACCACTAACGGTATCGGCGAAGGGGGCGACATCAGCCTTGTCGTTTACAAGGGCTTCTCCGACGAAAAAGGCATTCCGAAAGTACATGGCATGAGCCTGGCACCTTATTTCACCAAAGAATTCTGGCAAGGTAAATATCCGGCCTGGCAGGATTATGATGCTTGGAAAAGCTTAGGCTTGCCGGAGCTCAGTAATAATAAGCAAGTGGCTTTTGTGCCGCCACCTCCAGTAGCCAAAGTTGATCTTGCAGCGCAGGCTGCCGCCGAAAATCAGCCGTCTTTTATCGGGCAATTATTGTATGGCTTGATATTAGGTGGATTAATTTACGTCGGCTTTGCCAATCGTCAGCGTATTATAGCGATGATCAAGAAGTAA
- a CDS encoding glycoside hydrolase family 17 protein: protein MPSIRVLLCLIFIFLVHGSFDWLYNRPQDAGTDVPSGKLMSLSFAPFREGFSPLEEKFPLAEHIDEDLRLLADKTESIRTYSSLGGQQPTPDLARKHGLKMIQGAWLGYGYKDNTSEVNALIKSANENPDVVKRVIVGNEVLLRGDMDVDRLIGYIREVRKAVKQPVSYADVWSMYMKYPKLINEVDFITIHILPYWEDEPISVENASQHLEKIVKQVEDEARGIAPGKPILIGESGWPSAGRQRGMAIPGVVNEAKFIRGMIQIANRHGFDYNIVEAFNQPWKSELEGVVGANWGLFSADREPVFPLTGPVEETPNWQNRFAVATLIWLLAIVKYSKKLEQVSLIRMLAFFTLAQVFSVCLVTLADFLWYTSYSTWQRLYAVALVIANTALGTLLLQRSSDILIDKPGNMQLANGLRSGYLLFILLALYKTYGLAINGRYLSFPVEQFAIPAFGVIGLIACLLLKEHKLNSRSLAFDSLIGWSLQGRCNRFIAYLLSFAAIALILGESKAFMDGRDFIQAHPGLSEGLPVALTYTLYNQQLLSWLACLLALSLPFWTKSHLKQDI, encoded by the coding sequence ATGCCCAGCATCAGAGTATTGCTTTGTTTGATTTTCATCTTTTTAGTTCACGGCAGTTTCGACTGGTTGTATAACCGGCCGCAAGACGCCGGCACCGACGTGCCGTCCGGCAAGTTGATGAGCCTGTCCTTTGCACCGTTTCGGGAAGGCTTCAGTCCGCTGGAAGAAAAATTCCCGTTGGCGGAACATATCGACGAAGACTTGCGCCTGCTTGCCGATAAGACCGAAAGCATCCGCACCTACTCCAGCCTTGGCGGCCAGCAACCCACCCCTGATCTGGCCCGCAAACACGGCTTGAAAATGATCCAGGGCGCCTGGCTTGGCTACGGTTACAAGGACAACACCAGTGAAGTCAATGCGCTGATCAAATCGGCCAATGAAAACCCCGACGTGGTGAAACGGGTGATCGTCGGCAACGAAGTGCTGTTACGCGGCGATATGGATGTCGATAGACTGATTGGGTATATCCGCGAGGTGAGAAAGGCGGTCAAGCAACCCGTGTCTTATGCGGATGTCTGGTCGATGTATATGAAGTACCCCAAGCTGATCAATGAAGTGGATTTCATTACCATTCACATTCTGCCTTATTGGGAAGACGAGCCGATTTCGGTGGAAAATGCCTCTCAACATCTGGAAAAAATCGTCAAACAAGTAGAAGATGAAGCCCGCGGCATTGCCCCCGGCAAACCCATATTAATAGGTGAATCCGGCTGGCCCAGCGCCGGCAGGCAGCGCGGAATGGCTATTCCCGGCGTAGTCAACGAAGCCAAATTTATTCGCGGCATGATACAGATCGCCAATCGCCACGGCTTTGATTACAACATCGTCGAGGCCTTTAACCAGCCTTGGAAAAGCGAACTGGAAGGCGTGGTTGGCGCCAACTGGGGCTTGTTCTCGGCGGACCGCGAACCGGTATTCCCGTTGACCGGCCCAGTCGAAGAAACCCCCAATTGGCAGAACCGTTTTGCCGTCGCCACGCTGATCTGGCTGCTGGCAATCGTGAAATATTCCAAAAAGCTGGAACAGGTCTCGCTGATCCGCATGTTAGCGTTTTTCACCCTGGCGCAAGTATTCAGCGTCTGCCTGGTGACATTGGCCGACTTTCTCTGGTACACCAGTTACAGCACCTGGCAAAGACTTTATGCCGTGGCGCTGGTGATTGCGAATACGGCTCTCGGCACGCTACTGCTGCAGCGTAGTAGCGATATTTTAATCGATAAACCGGGCAACATGCAGTTGGCTAACGGCTTGAGAAGCGGTTATCTACTCTTTATATTATTAGCACTTTATAAGACCTATGGCCTCGCCATCAATGGCCGCTATTTGAGCTTCCCCGTAGAGCAATTCGCCATTCCGGCTTTCGGCGTAATCGGCTTGATTGCTTGCCTATTGCTAAAAGAGCACAAGCTCAATAGCCGATCATTGGCATTTGACAGTTTAATTGGCTGGAGCCTGCAGGGCCGTTGCAACCGGTTTATTGCTTATTTACTGAGCTTTGCCGCTATTGCACTGATACTGGGAGAAAGCAAAGCCTTTATGGACGGTCGCGATTTCATTCAAGCGCATCCAGGTCTCTCAGAGGGCCTTCCCGTTGCGCTGACCTATACGCTATATAACCAGCAACTCCTAAGCTGGTTGGCTTGCTTGCTTGCCTTGTCCTTACCGTTTTGGACCAAGAGCCACCTTAAACAGGACATTTAA
- a CDS encoding GGDEF domain-containing protein, with protein sequence MATSTPYSASLDNEKFLYKLVIQLLIFCQGSHKLLEPHLLAIGAKLRSGANLQDLLFELQAVSKTLLHISKQAKQDVNVEENDSTSLQNNYLLERLDELLADAQVPLRFQQQTALLKQRVRANQSEESYKKVIDSAITLLLNIKDYSVSEQNGIDVFLGDLSERLDDLGQDVETAGQTNRALIDNREILNTEIHRQVGNLKDSTQAAEELDLLKNHTAEHLDRLLEQMLEHKQIEDKRQQEAQEKIELMTQKLQELETETETLRVKLKIEHDKALCDSLTGLPNRLAYNNRAEMEVKRWKRYRMPLTLIIWDIDFFKLINDTYGHKAGDKTLALVAQLLLNNCRDTDFVARYGGEEFVMLMPNTQEFQALGMAENTRKMIHSCGFNSNGENINLTLSCGISEFTDGDTHDDVFVRADQALYQSKQGGRNLCSVFKG encoded by the coding sequence ATGGCGACTAGTACCCCTTATTCGGCTTCACTTGATAACGAAAAGTTTTTATACAAGCTGGTCATTCAACTGCTGATTTTTTGCCAAGGCAGTCACAAGTTGTTGGAACCCCATCTGTTGGCGATAGGCGCGAAATTGCGGAGCGGTGCGAATTTGCAGGATTTACTGTTCGAGTTGCAAGCTGTGTCGAAAACCTTGTTGCACATTTCCAAGCAAGCTAAACAGGATGTGAATGTCGAGGAAAACGACAGTACTTCGTTGCAAAACAATTATCTGCTGGAGCGATTGGATGAATTGCTGGCCGATGCTCAAGTGCCGTTGCGTTTTCAGCAGCAGACCGCGCTGTTAAAGCAGCGGGTCAGGGCTAATCAGAGCGAGGAGTCGTATAAGAAGGTCATCGACTCGGCGATTACCTTGCTGCTAAATATCAAAGATTACAGCGTATCCGAGCAGAACGGCATCGACGTGTTTTTAGGGGATTTGAGCGAGCGGCTCGACGACCTTGGACAAGACGTAGAAACCGCAGGTCAAACCAATCGAGCATTGATCGACAATCGCGAGATTCTGAATACCGAAATTCACCGGCAAGTCGGTAACCTCAAAGATTCGACGCAGGCTGCTGAAGAGCTTGATCTGTTAAAAAATCACACTGCGGAGCACCTGGATCGTTTATTGGAGCAGATGCTCGAACACAAACAAATAGAAGATAAAAGGCAGCAGGAAGCACAAGAAAAAATTGAGTTAATGACGCAAAAGCTGCAGGAACTGGAAACCGAGACCGAAACCCTGCGCGTTAAACTCAAGATAGAGCACGACAAAGCACTATGTGATTCCTTGACCGGCTTGCCGAATCGTTTGGCGTATAACAATCGCGCCGAAATGGAAGTGAAACGTTGGAAGCGTTACCGAATGCCGCTAACGTTGATCATTTGGGATATCGATTTCTTCAAGCTAATCAACGATACCTATGGGCACAAGGCGGGTGATAAAACCCTGGCTTTAGTTGCGCAATTATTGCTAAACAATTGCCGGGACACCGATTTCGTGGCTCGCTACGGTGGCGAGGAGTTTGTGATGCTGATGCCAAATACCCAAGAGTTTCAAGCGTTGGGAATGGCGGAGAACACCCGTAAAATGATTCATAGCTGTGGGTTTAACTCTAACGGCGAAAATATCAATTTAACCCTGAGTTGCGGTATCAGTGAATTCACAGACGGCGATACGCATGACGACGTGTTCGTGCGGGCCGACCAAGCGCTGTATCAGTCCAAGCAAGGCGGGCGCAATCTGTGTAGCGTATTCAAAGGATAG
- a CDS encoding GGDEF domain-containing protein, with the protein MVFFKNKDEGPDRWKDKYLKLLDDQEHTEKQYKANEELLCKTIVRFALAVKGLNRQLDPHLNRIRNLLKGGLQSQLLQKELSAFSSALIMLEESPEPAVQDASLLFEFLGKQYPQRQDQLDDIQGKYESRQFSNNQTFYLALLELVEDNKPLANIDLALELSEVDARAINIQLIRLLDNAEIPLIFAGDAEKIKSRLYADHALGPIFDDTVALLLAVKKHLESEQQEMAAFLSKLTDQLTELGVKATGVNAANEIRVKKRNLLDQAVSEQIMELREKSENATQLEPLKQIVSSRLITITQQIQAHNLQEQQERDKALREMQALSQRLREMESESSELRSKLDLAQHRAARDPLTNLPNRLVFEERLVDEMARCRRHKSPMTLMVWDVDLFKNINDTYGHKCGDKALIVIAELLSKHCRETDFVARFGGEEFVMILPGADAASALMIAEKLRKTLENSSFNANGNKVSITLSCGISQFVEGDSNESIFNRADSGLYSAKQTGRNRCVVV; encoded by the coding sequence ATGGTTTTTTTTAAAAACAAGGATGAGGGTCCGGATAGGTGGAAGGATAAATACCTCAAGCTGTTGGACGACCAGGAACACACTGAAAAACAATACAAAGCCAACGAAGAGTTGTTGTGTAAGACCATCGTCCGTTTTGCGTTGGCTGTTAAAGGTCTGAACCGGCAACTCGATCCTCACTTAAATCGTATTCGCAATTTATTGAAAGGCGGCCTGCAAAGTCAGCTATTACAGAAAGAGCTGTCGGCTTTTTCTAGTGCGCTGATTATGCTGGAAGAGTCACCTGAGCCCGCTGTCCAGGATGCTTCCTTGTTGTTCGAATTTCTGGGCAAGCAATATCCTCAGCGCCAGGATCAGCTCGATGATATTCAAGGAAAGTACGAAAGCCGTCAGTTTAGTAACAATCAAACTTTTTATTTGGCCCTGCTGGAACTGGTAGAGGATAACAAGCCGCTTGCGAACATTGACTTGGCCTTGGAACTGAGCGAAGTGGATGCCAGAGCCATCAATATTCAATTAATCCGTTTGTTGGACAACGCCGAAATTCCGTTGATTTTTGCCGGGGATGCCGAAAAAATCAAAAGCCGATTGTACGCGGATCATGCCTTGGGGCCTATTTTTGACGATACGGTTGCGTTACTGTTGGCGGTAAAAAAACATTTGGAATCGGAACAGCAGGAAATGGCGGCATTTTTGTCGAAATTAACCGACCAGTTGACCGAGTTGGGCGTAAAAGCCACCGGAGTTAATGCTGCTAACGAAATTAGAGTTAAAAAGCGCAATCTGCTGGATCAGGCCGTATCTGAGCAAATCATGGAGTTGCGGGAAAAGTCTGAGAATGCGACTCAGCTGGAGCCGCTGAAGCAAATAGTCAGCAGTCGACTGATCACCATCACGCAACAAATTCAAGCGCATAACCTCCAGGAGCAACAGGAACGGGATAAGGCGCTGCGCGAAATGCAGGCCTTGTCGCAAAGGCTGCGGGAAATGGAGTCTGAGTCTTCTGAATTGCGCTCAAAGCTGGATCTTGCTCAGCATCGCGCCGCCCGCGACCCGTTGACCAATCTGCCGAATCGGTTAGTGTTTGAGGAACGCTTGGTTGATGAAATGGCGCGTTGTCGGCGTCATAAATCGCCGATGACGTTGATGGTTTGGGATGTAGATCTGTTTAAAAACATCAACGACACCTACGGACACAAGTGCGGGGACAAGGCTTTGATTGTTATTGCCGAATTATTATCCAAACACTGCCGGGAAACCGATTTTGTGGCGCGTTTCGGCGGCGAAGAATTTGTGATGATATTGCCTGGCGCCGATGCCGCATCGGCCTTAATGATAGCGGAAAAACTGCGGAAAACCTTGGAAAACAGTAGTTTCAATGCGAATGGCAACAAAGTGTCTATCACCTTATCGTGCGGAATTAGCCAGTTTGTCGAAGGCGATAGTAACGAGTCAATTTTCAACAGAGCCGATTCCGGCTTGTATAGTGCCAAACAAACCGGTCGTAACCGCTGCGTTGTAGTGTAA